One window from the genome of Nitrospirae bacterium YQR-1 encodes:
- a CDS encoding glycosyltransferase: MATLKFSVITVSFNQGKYIEETIVSVLTQNYPDFEHIIIDGGSTDNTLEILKSYPHLIWVSEPDNGQADALNKGFAMADGDVIAWINSDDYHYPGAFQKVAQAFRDNPEAGVIYGNCLYYFENSAEHYVNINSELDFEKMLRYWSHNVPPNQPSVFFKRCLLSDFGALDTSLKYMMDYDLFLRFAQKYKFYYIDETLSVYRFHKDSKSGFANWSVFYAETHKIYKRYKHLSAELPCGPLGTLALPFIKALHEESLWHIKSLKNTITQILTQINRDLEILLITDVTDANNILDLPDTHLDIKIIEIDTMSLFLFYQTVSLNSAGYVVHFPSVTEPLHTGWLRDSINVLLDNSDMLYFYDKWMRGKTHPVIADGDFPGPQISIRRGFFECFKPFSFSITDAPEFTVIVRVNGSPALLLYSVYQVWLQCKNRKVEIITVLSEGLNDYGQWVAHVEGLRAKKISGEFTLSEILKQTAAEVNGKYVVMINGAYEIVEGFFDAITKTISGLNRCGFIGAKVIDHNRVLRNAGSTMWANGDVTNHGEYDNPEADKYNFLREVDFYSGGCFIVPADILKKYIKDGNVYKTDLYAGAELCVFIRSYGFKVFYLPETVVKLIAPEDNYTEKGRDEIQGRDELLFKDRCLFLEYRKQQLETNHFKRGHEFTGKAYGKAESILFVINKLPSGVAKAGGFNLYELTTGLLKRDIGVTFYFDGGILKNQGKELQSSGVEVCYDIENFEDFLKLNRDRFDIIWLQGRTSTFYKIEGIRKYCYNAVILYKVEDGYGEVSSASGLTEYEREKLSEIYELQSKYIYRYADILLVSSADELTELSSFGYATKIIKYEEVLAGSLSEIRSKCKNLNYRVNIVAILREKDEIVSVTLDGLRKIIPFVETERELYIWGAGAAGISTRFMINEIGFYVNGFIDGSSGKWGTVVNGLIVYSPETLINRHKKPFVVIASMYFVEIGKTLSDMGYEHGVDFINNVFY; this comes from the coding sequence ATGGCAACACTTAAATTTTCTGTTATAACCGTGTCTTTTAATCAGGGTAAATACATAGAGGAAACCATCGTAAGTGTACTTACGCAGAATTACCCTGACTTTGAGCATATCATAATAGATGGGGGCTCAACCGATAACACGTTAGAGATTCTAAAAAGCTACCCGCATTTAATCTGGGTCTCAGAGCCTGACAATGGCCAGGCGGATGCCTTAAACAAGGGATTTGCCATGGCAGACGGAGACGTCATCGCATGGATAAACTCCGATGACTACCACTACCCCGGGGCTTTTCAAAAGGTTGCTCAGGCTTTCAGAGACAATCCCGAGGCCGGTGTTATATACGGCAACTGTCTGTATTACTTTGAAAACTCCGCGGAACACTATGTCAATATCAATTCTGAACTGGATTTTGAGAAAATGCTCCGGTACTGGAGCCACAATGTGCCACCCAACCAACCCTCTGTTTTTTTTAAACGCTGCCTGCTTAGCGACTTCGGCGCACTTGACACTTCTTTAAAATACATGATGGACTACGATTTGTTTTTAAGGTTCGCTCAAAAATACAAGTTTTACTATATTGATGAAACTCTGTCGGTCTATCGCTTTCACAAAGACTCCAAAAGCGGATTTGCCAATTGGAGCGTCTTTTACGCTGAAACCCACAAGATATATAAACGATACAAACACCTTTCAGCTGAACTCCCATGCGGACCTCTTGGAACTCTCGCACTGCCTTTCATTAAGGCCCTTCATGAGGAGTCTCTGTGGCATATAAAATCACTGAAAAACACTATTACACAAATCCTGACTCAAATAAACCGTGACCTTGAGATACTTTTAATCACAGACGTCACAGATGCAAATAACATATTAGACCTCCCCGATACACATTTAGATATAAAGATTATTGAGATTGACACAATGTCGTTGTTCTTGTTTTATCAGACGGTATCACTAAACTCAGCCGGATACGTTGTGCATTTCCCTTCTGTAACAGAGCCATTGCACACAGGGTGGCTCAGAGATTCAATCAACGTGCTTCTGGATAATTCTGACATGCTATACTTCTACGATAAGTGGATGAGAGGAAAGACCCACCCGGTTATTGCCGATGGTGATTTCCCAGGGCCTCAGATTTCTATAAGGAGAGGCTTTTTTGAGTGCTTTAAACCGTTTTCATTTTCCATTACAGATGCACCGGAGTTTACCGTAATTGTACGTGTTAACGGCAGCCCTGCTCTGCTTCTTTATTCTGTTTATCAAGTTTGGCTGCAATGCAAGAATCGGAAAGTTGAAATTATAACGGTTTTATCTGAAGGATTAAATGATTACGGCCAATGGGTGGCTCATGTGGAAGGTCTCAGAGCCAAAAAAATCTCCGGCGAATTTACTTTAAGTGAGATATTAAAACAGACGGCAGCGGAAGTAAACGGAAAATACGTTGTTATGATAAACGGTGCATATGAAATAGTGGAAGGATTTTTCGATGCAATTACAAAAACCATAAGCGGGCTCAATCGTTGTGGTTTCATTGGTGCAAAAGTAATTGACCACAACAGAGTTTTAAGAAATGCAGGTTCAACCATGTGGGCAAACGGTGACGTTACCAATCATGGGGAATATGACAATCCTGAAGCTGATAAGTATAACTTTCTCAGGGAAGTGGATTTCTACTCAGGGGGGTGTTTCATTGTACCCGCTGACATTCTGAAAAAATACATCAAAGACGGCAATGTGTATAAAACTGATTTATATGCTGGGGCTGAGCTGTGTGTTTTCATAAGAAGCTACGGGTTTAAGGTTTTTTATTTGCCTGAAACTGTGGTTAAATTGATTGCACCTGAAGATAACTATACTGAGAAAGGAAGAGATGAGATTCAGGGAAGAGATGAATTGTTGTTTAAAGACCGGTGTCTGTTTTTAGAATATCGAAAGCAGCAATTAGAGACTAATCACTTTAAACGTGGCCACGAATTTACCGGCAAGGCTTATGGTAAAGCTGAGAGTATTTTATTTGTTATCAATAAGCTCCCCTCCGGTGTTGCCAAAGCCGGTGGTTTCAACTTATATGAATTAACCACCGGATTGTTAAAAAGAGATATCGGGGTAACTTTTTACTTTGACGGCGGCATCTTAAAAAATCAAGGTAAGGAACTTCAATCTTCAGGCGTGGAAGTCTGTTATGATATTGAGAATTTTGAGGATTTTTTAAAACTAAACAGAGACCGTTTTGATATAATATGGCTTCAGGGGCGTACGAGCACTTTTTATAAAATCGAGGGAATCAGAAAGTATTGCTATAATGCAGTCATATTATATAAGGTTGAAGATGGGTACGGGGAAGTTTCCTCAGCTTCCGGTCTTACGGAATATGAGAGGGAAAAACTTTCTGAGATCTATGAGTTGCAGTCAAAGTATATTTATAGATATGCGGATATCTTGCTTGTCAGCTCTGCGGATGAATTGACAGAGTTATCATCCTTTGGGTATGCTACGAAAATTATTAAATATGAAGAAGTATTGGCTGGAAGTTTAAGTGAAATAAGAAGTAAATGCAAAAACTTAAACTATCGTGTTAACATAGTGGCTATACTTAGAGAAAAAGATGAAATTGTCTCTGTAACGCTTGATGGATTAAGAAAAATAATACCATTTGTTGAAACAGAACGTGAGCTTTATATCTGGGGGGCAGGTGCCGCCGGAATCTCCACAAGATTTATGATAAATGAAATTGGTTTTTATGTAAATGGATTTATAGACGGCAGCTCCGGTAAGTGGGGGACGGTGGTTAACGGACTTATTGTGTATTCACCTGAGACATTAATAAACCGGCATAAAAAACCCTTTGTGGTAATCGCCTCAATGTATTTTGTAGAAATTGGAAAAACTCTATCGGACATGGGTTATGAGCACGGTGTAGATTTCATAAATAATGTGTTTTATTAA
- a CDS encoding DUF4390 domain-containing protein → MNRLLSITVIVLCIMLIPLQVTAQEVSVPEINVYGSTVKVSLTLSLDESQIKLISEGLHKEIVFYIDIFRKWSLWPDEFIKGKKISRTLMVNPVKGEYKVMSVEGNTILEKRFNSLDSMVKWALKIKDTTLTTGTLSDDSSYFIRVTVESVKQKPQQMIGYVFFFVDDRDFKIKKDSDIFTPDAR, encoded by the coding sequence ATGAACAGACTACTATCAATAACAGTTATCGTACTTTGTATAATGCTGATTCCTCTACAGGTAACGGCACAGGAAGTCTCTGTGCCTGAAATAAATGTCTATGGCAGCACAGTAAAAGTAAGTTTAACACTTTCCCTCGATGAAAGCCAAATTAAACTTATAAGTGAAGGCCTTCATAAGGAAATCGTCTTTTACATAGATATATTCAGAAAATGGAGTCTCTGGCCGGATGAATTTATAAAGGGTAAAAAAATCTCGCGAACACTTATGGTTAACCCTGTGAAGGGCGAATATAAGGTCATGTCCGTTGAGGGTAACACTATTTTGGAGAAACGTTTTAACTCCCTGGATTCGATGGTCAAATGGGCTTTAAAGATTAAAGATACAACACTTACCACAGGGACACTTTCAGATGACAGTTCGTATTTCATCAGGGTTACAGTTGAATCAGTTAAACAAAAACCTCAACAGATGATCGGTTATGTTTTCTTTTTTGTTGACGACAGGGATTTCAAAATAAAAAAAGACTCCGATATCTTTACTCCTGATGCAAGATGA
- a CDS encoding phosphatase PAP2 family protein, translating into MENLKNYKNEYGFSNRHDTRRVVVYAFLAMFAVVFAFSTDALIRGAIAGFFQNHKEISFFYDKITPVLNFIFHGTPQFTLAILILIIGRYRYPDYYIAGKTALLSLTFSGLAVQAVKHITGRARPRVTDVFIAIGPTFRAGYDSFPSGHTALAFSIAVLVTRYFPGFRAPAYFFAVLCAFHRVKTGSHFPSDVVAGAFAGVVVTSIIIYYFSDNKEVHDGG; encoded by the coding sequence ATGGAAAATTTAAAGAATTATAAGAATGAATATGGGTTTTCAAATCGCCATGACACAAGGAGAGTTGTTGTCTATGCGTTTTTAGCTATGTTTGCAGTAGTGTTTGCTTTTAGCACTGATGCACTAATAAGGGGCGCTATTGCAGGTTTCTTCCAAAACCACAAAGAAATTAGTTTTTTTTACGATAAGATAACTCCTGTGCTTAATTTCATATTTCATGGAACACCACAGTTTACCTTAGCCATCTTAATATTAATAATCGGCAGGTACCGGTATCCCGACTATTACATTGCAGGTAAAACCGCCCTTTTATCCTTAACCTTTAGCGGTTTGGCGGTACAGGCGGTAAAACATATTACAGGAAGGGCCCGGCCCCGGGTGACAGATGTCTTCATAGCAATAGGTCCTACATTCAGAGCCGGTTATGATTCTTTTCCATCCGGACATACGGCACTTGCCTTTTCCATAGCAGTGTTAGTAACACGGTATTTCCCAGGGTTCCGGGCGCCTGCATATTTTTTTGCTGTTTTGTGTGCATTTCACAGGGTAAAGACTGGGTCTCACTTTCCCTCAGATGTGGTGGCGGGGGCTTTTGCCGGTGTGGTTGTGACAAGTATTATAATTTATTATTTCAGTGATAACAAGGAGGTACATGATGGAGGTTAA
- the hisI gene encoding phosphoribosyl-AMP cyclohydrolase: MMEVNIKYDGNGLIPAIVQDAANGEVLMMAYMNEQSLKETIRSGYTHFWSRSRQKFWKKGESSGHVQEVKEILIDCDGDTIVIKVIQHGPGACHTGHRTCFYRNMDGVEVSEKTFSEEDVYGKKST; encoded by the coding sequence ATGATGGAGGTTAATATTAAATATGACGGCAATGGGCTGATTCCTGCAATAGTGCAGGATGCAGCCAATGGCGAAGTTTTAATGATGGCTTATATGAACGAGCAGTCGTTAAAGGAGACGATAAGAAGCGGTTATACGCATTTTTGGTCCCGTTCCAGGCAAAAGTTTTGGAAAAAGGGGGAGAGCTCCGGCCATGTGCAGGAGGTAAAGGAGATTTTGATTGACTGTGACGGCGACACCATTGTAATTAAAGTCATTCAACACGGTCCAGGCGCTTGTCACACCGGGCATAGAACGTGTTTTTACAGAAACATGGACGGTGTGGAGGTTTCCGAAAAAACTTTTTCGGAAGAGGACGTCTATGGAAAAAAGAGTACTTGA
- a CDS encoding bifunctional class I SAM-dependent methyltransferase/glycosyltransferase family 2 protein, with protein MPIALTNKKQRVMDYYDSIADKRDYYIDKNKYYYDDLIKFLKFTIPAGKRVLEIGSGTGHILAALEPSYGVGVDLSAKMVQTARLKYPYLNFFKMDAEELELNEAPFEYIVISDTIGLFEDIQRVFKQMKPLINNHTRVVITYNCPLWHPLLNIAEALGLKMPKQRLNWLDAEDVSQLLYLEDFEVIKTGRRFLFPKNWAFISAFINKFIAHLPFFNSLCLTGYIIAKPAFRVDGTKPEPTVSVIIPARNERGNIENAVKRTPTLGSHTEIIFVEGHSNDGTLDEIKRVCALYGNKVDLKYTTQDGKGKGDAVRKGFAMATGDILMILDADLTVAPEELPKFYEAIATGKGEFINGTRLVYPLEKESMRFLNMLGNKFFSIMFTWILGQRLKDTLCGTKVLSRENYLKIQANRYFFGDFDPFGDYDLIFGSVKLNLKIVEVPITYKAREYGETNISRFSHGWLLLKMTMFAVNKLKFR; from the coding sequence ATGCCCATTGCACTGACTAATAAAAAACAAAGAGTCATGGATTACTATGACTCGATAGCCGACAAACGTGATTACTATATAGACAAAAACAAGTACTACTATGACGATCTCATAAAGTTTTTGAAGTTTACCATACCGGCGGGTAAAAGAGTGTTGGAGATAGGCTCCGGCACAGGGCATATCCTTGCAGCCCTTGAGCCCTCTTATGGTGTCGGTGTTGATCTCTCCGCCAAAATGGTACAAACGGCAAGACTTAAATATCCGTATCTTAATTTTTTCAAAATGGATGCAGAAGAACTGGAGCTTAATGAGGCACCTTTTGAGTACATTGTTATTTCAGATACAATTGGGCTTTTTGAAGACATTCAACGGGTGTTTAAGCAAATGAAACCACTTATTAATAACCACACAAGAGTAGTCATAACTTATAACTGTCCCCTGTGGCATCCGTTGTTAAATATAGCCGAGGCACTGGGGCTTAAGATGCCTAAGCAGCGGCTGAACTGGCTTGATGCTGAAGATGTCAGCCAGCTGCTGTATCTGGAGGATTTTGAAGTAATCAAAACAGGGAGAAGATTTTTATTTCCTAAGAATTGGGCATTTATATCTGCATTTATAAACAAGTTTATAGCACATCTTCCGTTTTTTAATTCCCTGTGTTTGACCGGTTACATAATAGCAAAACCGGCATTCAGGGTTGACGGCACAAAACCTGAGCCAACTGTAAGTGTTATAATCCCTGCAAGAAACGAACGTGGAAACATAGAAAATGCCGTAAAACGAACTCCAACGCTTGGCAGCCACACGGAGATTATCTTTGTTGAGGGACACTCTAACGACGGCACTTTAGATGAAATCAAACGTGTATGTGCTCTCTATGGTAATAAAGTGGACCTTAAATATACCACTCAGGACGGCAAAGGGAAAGGGGATGCTGTCAGAAAAGGTTTTGCTATGGCAACAGGGGATATCTTAATGATTCTGGATGCTGATTTGACCGTTGCGCCGGAGGAACTTCCTAAGTTTTATGAGGCTATTGCCACCGGTAAGGGGGAATTTATAAACGGCACACGTTTGGTGTATCCGCTTGAGAAAGAATCCATGAGGTTTTTAAACATGCTGGGAAACAAGTTTTTCTCAATAATGTTTACGTGGATTTTAGGGCAGCGTCTTAAAGACACCTTGTGTGGTACAAAAGTACTGTCTAGGGAAAACTATCTTAAGATACAGGCAAACCGGTATTTCTTTGGTGACTTTGACCCTTTTGGCGACTATGACCTTATATTTGGCTCAGTCAAGTTAAACTTAAAAATAGTTGAGGTGCCGATAACTTACAAAGCCAGAGAGTATGGTGAGACTAACATCTCACGTTTTTCACACGGCTGGCTGTTACTTAAAATGACCATGTTTGCCGTCAATAAGCTGAAATTTAGATGA
- a CDS encoding DUF3786 domain-containing protein, with translation MVPSEDKCWGILSGLGVTDVCKRCGVSYDHREEHYIVKSLGIEFSISPKLRKISPLTEHGRVITERFSDFYTLSSLFYLNEARDISESGIIVSPLQIKGGDIFFRGGHVLPLNKLAMKYDGKKDDFLKKGFAMGGEISTYGDVSFKIYPFPRLPVILILWHSDDEFPARADLLLDSTCEFHLPVDVIWYVCMLCTLMMF, from the coding sequence GTGGTACCGAGTGAGGATAAATGCTGGGGGATACTTAGCGGCTTAGGTGTAACTGATGTTTGTAAACGCTGCGGGGTCTCTTATGACCATAGAGAGGAGCACTACATAGTTAAATCATTAGGTATTGAGTTTTCGATATCTCCAAAGTTAAGAAAAATCAGTCCGCTGACTGAACATGGCAGAGTAATTACAGAGCGCTTTTCAGACTTTTACACTCTTTCCTCACTATTTTACTTAAATGAGGCGAGGGATATTTCAGAAAGCGGTATAATAGTCTCTCCGTTGCAGATAAAGGGCGGTGACATTTTCTTCAGAGGCGGGCATGTGTTGCCTCTGAATAAGCTTGCAATGAAGTATGACGGGAAAAAAGATGATTTTTTAAAAAAGGGGTTCGCAATGGGTGGAGAGATATCCACTTACGGTGACGTCTCATTTAAGATTTACCCGTTTCCACGCCTTCCGGTTATATTAATCCTGTGGCACTCCGATGATGAATTCCCTGCAAGGGCGGACTTGCTGCTTGACTCAACCTGTGAGTTCCACCTTCCTGTCGATGTCATATGGTATGTATGTATGTTGTGCACTCTGATGATGTTTTAA
- a CDS encoding YajD family HNH nuclease, with translation MRKVTKKPADGRPVEDIIKELKGQVTKNQSDYRDMSIKIHGLICAKCGTEFNEKNKSLLTVHHKDGNHHNNPADGSNWENLCTYCHDDEHSRGVLGDYLTGK, from the coding sequence ATGAGGAAAGTAACCAAAAAACCGGCTGACGGCAGGCCTGTTGAGGATATAATAAAGGAGCTGAAAGGACAGGTTACTAAAAATCAATCTGACTACAGAGATATGTCCATTAAAATCCACGGACTAATTTGCGCAAAGTGCGGCACCGAGTTTAATGAAAAAAACAAATCCCTTCTTACAGTCCACCACAAAGACGGTAATCATCACAACAACCCGGCCGATGGTTCCAACTGGGAAAACCTGTGCACATACTGCCACGATGACGAACACAGCAGGGGGGTTTTAGGTGACTATCTCACAGGGAAGTAA
- the hisE gene encoding phosphoribosyl-ATP diphosphatase, with protein sequence MEKRVLDKLYGVILSRKTIPVEGSYTCKLFESGRGGISKKVGEEAVETILSAYEDDKNRVVSELADLFYHILVFMANEDITLDDVYDELSRRESGEVKQKKALYRTSG encoded by the coding sequence ATGGAAAAAAGAGTACTTGATAAACTCTATGGAGTAATTTTAAGCAGAAAAACCATTCCTGTTGAGGGTTCATATACGTGCAAGCTTTTTGAGTCGGGCAGGGGTGGGATTTCAAAAAAAGTCGGGGAGGAGGCGGTTGAGACCATTTTATCGGCATACGAGGACGATAAAAACAGAGTGGTCAGCGAATTAGCCGACCTGTTTTATCATATTTTAGTTTTTATGGCCAATGAGGATATAACCTTAGATGATGTTTATGATGAGTTAAGCAGGAGAGAGAGCGGAGAGGTTAAGCAAAAAAAGGCTCTTTACCGAACAAGTGGGTAG